One part of the Kryptolebias marmoratus isolate JLee-2015 linkage group LG2, ASM164957v2, whole genome shotgun sequence genome encodes these proteins:
- the rbp3 gene encoding retinol-binding protein 3 has protein sequence MTTLHLLVASLLVLGNISFLQGSFSPSLIVDLAKIVIDSYCSPEKLVGLKEAIAAASSNTEVLNIPDGESLAIILSKGVQTTVSDPRLKITYEPNYVAVVAPQIPHLPPEQLVDVLQTSIKLDILEGNIGYLRIDNILGQEAADKVGPLLVDLIWNKILPTSALIFDLRYTGSGDISGISYIVSYFTEAEPLIHIDSIYDRPSNTTTKLFSLSTLLGQRYNLIKPLIILTSKNTKGIAEDVAYCLQNLKRATIVGEKTAGGSVKLNKFKVGETDFYVTVPTAKSINPITGSSWELKGVTPNVEVNAEDALATAIKIINLRTQVPAIIEESATLISNNYAFENVGRDVAVKLKELLANGEFSMVVSKEHLETKLSAELQTLSGDKILKTTTNTPSLPPMHFTPEMYIELIKVSFHTDVFENNIGYLRFDMFGDFEEVKPIAQIIVEHVWKKVVNTNAMIIDLRNNLGGPTTAIAGFCSYFFDEDKQILLDKLYDRPSGTTTELLTLPELTGTRYGSRKSLIILTSKATSGAAEEFIYIMKRLGRAMIVGETTAGASHPPKVFHVGDSDIFLSIPTVHSDTATGSAWEGTGVTPHIPASADAALEVAKGILNKHFSGQ, from the exons ATGACAACGCTTCATCTTCTGGTGGCATCTCTGCTAGTTTTAGggaatatttcttttttgcaagGCTCATTTTCACCCAGCCTTATTGTGGATTTGGCAAAAATTGTCATAGACAGTTACTGCTCTCCAGAGAAGCTGGTGGGGTTGAAGGAGGCTATTGCAGCAGCTTCAAGCAACACTGAAGTCCTCAACATCCCAGATGGTGAATCCTTGGCCATCATCTTAAGCAAAGGAGTCCAAACCACGGTCAGTGATCCACGCCTGAAGATCACCTATGAGCCAAACTATGTTGCTGTGGTTGCCCCGCAGATCCCTCATCTGCCCCCTGAGCAGCTTGTTGATGTTCTCCAGACATCCATCAAGCTAGACATCTTGGAAGGCAACATTGGCTACCTTAGGATTGACAACATCCTTGGACAAGAGGCTGCTGACAAGGTTGGCCCTTTGCTTGTTGACCTAATCTGGAATAAAATCTTGCCCACTTCTGCTCTAATATTTGATCTACGCTACACTGGCAGTGGGGACATTTCAGGTATTTCCTACATTGTGTCTTACTTCACCGAAGCTGAGCCTCTGATTCACATTGATTCCATTTATGACCGTCCCTCAAACACCACCACtaagctgttttctttgtcaaCCCTGCTGGGACAGAGATACAACCTAATAAAGCCCCTAATTATTCTCActagcaaaaacacaaaaggcatTGCTGAGGATGTTGCCTACTGCCTTCAGAACCTGAAGAGAGCAACCATTGTGGGTGAGAAAACTGCTGGAGGTTCAGTTAAACTTAATAAATTCAAAGTGGGTGAAACTGACTTCTATGTTACTGTGCCCACTGCCAAGTCCATCAACCCCATCACAGGCTCCAGCTGGGAGCTCAAGGGTGTGACCCCAAATGTGGAAGTCAATGCAGAGGATGCTCTTGCTACCGCCATCAAGATTATCAACCTTCGTACTCAAGTTCCAGCTATTATTGAGGAATCAGCCACCCTGATTTCCAACAACTACGCCTTTGAAAATGTTGGGAGAGATGTTGCAGTGAAGCTAAAAGAACTTCTGGCAAATGGTGAGTTCAGCATGGTTGTCTCCAAAGAACATCTAGAGACAAAGCTGTCTGCTGAACTTCAGACCCTTTCTGGAGATAAAATTCTTAAGACCACAACCAACACCCCATCGCTGCCTCCAATG CATTTTACTCCAGAGATGTACATCGAACTGATCAAAGTCTCTTTCCACACTGATgtgtttgaaaacaacattgGCTACCTGCGTTTTGACATGTTCGGAGACTTTGAAGAAGTAAAACCCATTGCCCAGATTATTGTTGAGCATGTCTGGAAGAAAGTTGTCAACACAAATGCTATGATCATTGACCTCAG GAACAATCTTGGAGGACCAACAACAGCCATTGCAGGTTTCTGCTCTTACTTCTTTGATGAGGACAAGCAGATTTTGTTGGACAAGCTCTATGACAGGCCATCTGGTACCACCACTGAGCTGCTAACCTTGCCAGAGCTTACTG gcaCAAGGTATGGCTCCAGGAAAAGCCTGATCATCTTGACCAGCAAAGCTACCTCAGGTGCTGCTGAGGAGTTCATTTACATCATGAAGAGGCTGGGTCGTGCTATGATAGTTGGAGAGACCACTGCCGGGGCTTCCCACCCACCAAAGGTGTTCCATGTTGGTGACAGCGACATCTTCCTCAGCATTCCCACAGTCCACTCAGACACTGCAACAGGTTCAGCCTGGGAGGGAACTGGTGTCACACCTCATATTCCTGCCTCCGCTGATGCTGCCCTTGAGGTTGCCAAGGGCATCCTCAACAAGCACTTCTCAGGCCAATAG